In Alosa sapidissima isolate fAloSap1 chromosome 4, fAloSap1.pri, whole genome shotgun sequence, the following are encoded in one genomic region:
- the LOC121706966 gene encoding DNA-binding protein inhibitor ID-1-like, producing MKVVGPTCALKSKVGGEDVVRCLSDQSLTICKIPLLDEQMSAFLQDMNNCYNKLKELVPTLPPNKKASKVEILQHVIDYIWDLQIELDEPGKSRQAGSSMPRTPLTTLNAELASISVENGCSDDRIMCR from the exons ATGAAAGTTGTTGGACCTACCTGCGCCCTGAAGAGCAAGGTTGGCGGCGAGGACGTTGTACGTTGCTTGTCCGACCAGAGCCTCACCATATGCAAGATCCCGCTGTTGGACGAACAGATGTCCGCTTTTCTGCAAGACATGAACAACTGTTACAACAAGCTGAAGGAACTCGTACCGACGCTGCCTCCTAACAAGAAGGCCAGCAAGGTGGAGATCCTACAGCACGTCATTGACTATATCTGGGACCTGCAGATCGAGCTGGACGAGCCGGGCAAGAGCCGCCAGGCAGGCAGCAGCATGCCACGCACACCCCTGACCACCCTCAATGCAGAACTTGCCAGCATTTCTGTTGAG AATGGATGCTCGGATGACAGAATCATGTGCCGTTAG